The genome window AATTACAACTGGACTTTACTTAACAAATgcactgtactggatttaaaaacaacaacaaaaaccgtTTAAGCCAGTGTAACCttatacacagtttgaacatttaattcagtgattcttcacATACCAGTAGAGGGAGCCCACCTCACAATAATGGTGCTTGTACGTCTAGCACCAATATAGCTagtgtctttttttgtaattaccATACCATTTATGGGTATTAATTGTCATAGTTCATGGTTACCTGCTAATTACGCATCGCCAGGTTATATTTTCTAAAACCAGACCTAATTACCATTTTTAACTGATCTTAGCCCACATTCAAAGGTGCTACATTCACTATTgaaggttagaaaaaaaaaattacattcagGGGACATTTATAGTAAGTGTCCCCTTTGATTCATGGCCTGCCTTCCGCTCAATATGCAGCCGATTCTTTCAACCACATTTGTTTCCCACCTACACTCACTTAGCAGCACAATGCCgtgttgtgtctgtgtgtgttgtgacaGGGCTGTTTGAGCTCAGGAAAAGGACTCGTGtaacgcacacatgcacacgcacacacacacacacacacacacacgggatgAGAACCTCGAGCATGGCCTTTCCCACCACTGACCTCTCAgtatcaacacacacacacacaaacaagctcATTCGCACCGCGAAACAAGCTTTTGtctcctacacacacacacagtcaaaatCCTTTGCTAGGGGAGGGACTCTAAGGGGCGCTACAGCCTGCTCTGGAATACAAATAGCACCCCTAAAATTTATTtgatctattattattatgctcaATGTGAATGGTAAAACTGTTAACAAACGTGCTGTACTCGTCCGAATGTACTAGTGGCACAATAGTCACCATAGTGCATACAAGGCTTGAAATGATACTGCTCTAGATTTTCAAGAACCAAGATTGAATTTGAGCCAAAATATGTTAATATGGGTGCTATGACGGCATCACATGCTTAAAATGGCTACAAATacgacaaaaaagaagaaattaatGCCTATTAGCTAATCGGCATTATGCTGGAAGAATCACAATAGCACATGATATGCTGCTTGAAATGATAAAATCAGGTTCCTACAAAACGtataaacccatccatccattttcagtatgGCTTATtcccactagggtcacgggcatgctggagcccatcccagctgacgaggcggggtgcaccctgaactggtcgcgagccaatcgcacggcacatataaacaaacaaccacttgcactcacattcacacctacggacaatttagttttcaatttagctacaatgcatgcttttgcgatgtgggaggcaaccggagtacccggagaaaacctatgcaGGCATGTGGAGTATATGCTAacccaggcgaggccggatttgaacccgggtcctcagaactgtgagagagatgtgctaaccagtcagccaccgtgtcAATAAATCTGCAGACAAATGCAAATACTATGGTGTTCTCAAATGCTTGAAGCggctacaaagacaacaacaataaaatgaagaaaacaaaagaccaTTTAAAATACGCTGGAATAGTCACCATGATTTACTGCTTGATATAAAATCAAGATGATCCAAAACATGTATAAATCTCCAGACAAATTTAGACACTATGGTGGCCTTACGTTTGAAGCTgctaaaaagacaacaaaaacaaaagcaaagcaaagcaaatttatttatatagcgcatttcatacacaaggtaactcaatttgctttacatgattaaacgcatttaaaaacaaagaaaaaaaccgtttacaaacatttaaaacaaggaggaaaaaaattaaaatacaattaaaacagcgtacagtggaAGAaagatttaaaagtggaaatgctctaaaaagcaagggaaaaaaagaagagtttttaacctggacttaaaaacatgcgcACTTGGGGTTGATGtaacttctgttggcaacttattccatttgtgtgcagcataatagctaaatgctacTTCACCATCTTTgatttggactctgtgctccactatttgacctgagtctgtcgatctcagagccctcctgagtttatatgccattagcatttcatacatgtattcaggacctaaaccgtttagtgatttatagaccagtagcagaactttaaaatctattctaaagctgactgggagccagtgtaaagactttagaattggagtaatatgctctgaactatttgttctggtcagaacccgagctgcagcattctgaatgagctgcagctgtttaatggtctttttagggagtccagtcagaagaccattacaatagtcaagtctacttgagataaaagcatggacgAGCTTCTCCTGGTCAGCCTGACACATGCTTGACAcatcctggtctgcttgacacatgcaagccatttaaggactgttccatttagtacgacccacgtttccaacctgtttagcagtatattatgatctaccgtatcaaaagccacattgaggtccaacaagaccagaattgacacctttcccgagtcagtattcaaacatatcatttagcacttttataagagcagattctgtactgtgatgagatCGGAAACCTAATTGAAATttctcggggagaacatgcaaactccacacagacggtgccggaatttgaaccccggtccccagaactgtgaagcggatgtgctcaccagtcgtccaccctgaCAGCAGTTTGgttacaatttaaataaataaataaacaaaaaacacttgccACTTTGTCATCCTTTATTGGCAACAGCTTTCATTTATTCTTAGGTCCAGTTGCACATTTTAaaagtttctttaaaaaaaaaaaaaaaaaaaaaaaaaaaaaaaaaaaagcttgcaaaAACAGCCAATGTTAACAGTCAGCAactagaaaacaacaaaaacaacttattGCCACTGATATGCATTGATATGTTGTCTAATAAGGACAGGCACAAGAGGTAATAGAGTAGAAAACTATTTTTTCCGATAGAAGACAAGAAAGACAATGCTCCACACGAGTACCCTATATTCAAAATAGCAGCCTGTAAACAACAAAGTCTTTGGATTGTAGAAAACAATTCAATCCAATTCAATGAAATGTCATTAGATAgtaatatttgaaaatgttggcggctcagaaaaggccAATTTTTTAACAACCACCACTACGGAGTATTGAAAACAgactgaaaagaaaaattatgCAAGAGAAAGAAAAcgtaatgttacaaaaaaatgcccTAATGTTAGGTGAAaagaagttgtatttttctgagaataaaactgtattttctggGGCCAAAAGTTGTCATCTTACTAAAATAAATtcctgttgtcgtacgagagcagctccaacgaccggagacaaattgcttgtatgttttttggacatacttggcaaaataaagattattctgtttctgataaaatacagtttgattaaaaaaaaaaaaagaaaacaaaatatatatatatttcagtcCTCATGCATATACATTCATTCAACACTTGGGAAAATGCTTTTTTAGAGAATTTctaaattaaaaattattttcacagtTTATTgattgtgaatgaatgaattgaactaccttaccaaattaagcttttgacacaattctaatttattgaaatgtaccttGTATATAATTTCCACTGctacagcgtgcagttagcaagctaactaTGGCTACACCCTGAAAGGGCATCTTGCATGGACGCCacaatttacaaccccaattccaatgaagttgggatgttattattgtaaaaatgtaccGTTAATGTCATCAAATATAACATTCAACTTGAAGTTCTCTAAACTGTCATGCGCCGTCCTGCAGATACATGCTCACATTTGTCTTCCTCCTTCCACTGGCCACACACCCGactcactcatccaatcacaaatcacagaCACTTTCATGGTCTCACAGACAGTTGGATCTGATGAAACTTGCAAGAATCTACATAACACAACTGCAGGTTTGCTACAATAcattattgcaaagcattccctcctcctgtaatttttaaaaatgatattctATTATTATGTACTGCGGTGAGTGGCAACCCTGTAGTTCTCTTATGTGAATTGGTGTTACAGTTGTTACAGTTGGAGGCCAAAGTGAAGCAaacaacattttccattttctccctgtaagtaagagtactgttactttagaataatatgactcaagtaaaagtaaaaagtagccctCCAAACAAAACTCTTgctaagagtaagaaagtactgagtgaaaaaaaactactcacgTACTGagtaaatcagagcatgaacgtcaaataaaataaaaataactaaataaaatatgaatgtgcaaattcagatattgctgaaaaatatccatccatccatccattttctgaaccgcttatcctcacgagggtcgcagggggtgctggagcctatcccagctatcatcgggcaggaggcggggtacaccctgaactggttgccagccaatcgcagggcacaaacaaacaaacaacaattcgcattcacagtcacacctacggacaatttagagtctccaattactgcatgtttttgggatgttcgaggaaaccggagtgcccggagaaaacccacgcaggtacgggaagaacatgcaaactccacacaggattgaaccccggcccgcagaactgtgaggctgacgctctaagcagtcgcccaccgtgctgctcgttgggatgttgtgttaaacataaataaaaagagaacctcgccccatctttgcttgtgaatgactgagcaattcatggaagctccttttatacccaatcatggcacccacctgttcccaattagcctgttcacctgtgtgatgttccaaacaggtgtttgatgagcattcctcaactttctcagtctctttttccacctgtcccagcttttttggaacgtgttacagccataaaattctaagtgaatgattatttgctaaaaacaaaaaggtttatcagtttgaacattaaatatcttgtctttgtagtgtattcaattaaatataggttgaacattatttgcaaatcattgtattctgcttgtatttatgcttaacacaacgtcccaacttcattggaattggggttgcacagAAAAGCTTGGTGTCGTTATTTAAATTCccatgtgttttgtattttgtgttacgCAAAGCATTGTGGGTAGACACAGTATGTAACTAGCAGGAAGTATGTGCTCAAACGTCTGTCATTTTGTGTGAGCCACAGGCtaacgtgtgccgctgtgtTAATAAACGGCTGACTTTCACTGAAGTGTCAGCTCCGAGGAGGCTCCGGTAGCCCGTTAGCTCCCGAGCTAGCTGATGGCTAGCCTCTCGTCAGGGTGCAGAAAGCCCTTCAACGACTCGCTGGGATGTATTCCAGCCACCACAGGCTTTAAGTAGATATATTTTCGCAGCTCAAACATTCAGTGGAGACGCTGAACGAATGGCCTGATTCTTCAAGATTTTGAAGTGTCACAAGACATTTTATATACCTGACAATTTtgtaaatcatttaaatatgacagggttgttaacaacactcttcttagtggtgtgtcaaattgacAAGCTATACtgctatttattttaactttacaGAAACTGGaagaaagtcataattttacattaaGTATGAAATTTGCGTGAGAATTGGCattcatttgttaaaatgtacACCTTATTTTCATAAGACTATGGCTATTTTTTTCTACTGGTAATATGACATCTTGTGAGATTCCATCTTTTTCTCAAGGTTCTCGTAACATTGTGACATTATTCCCGTAACAGGTTTTTCCTTTTCTCATGTTTACTGTGAAactttcttttcagtgtgtccCTAGTACTCCCTCGTACCCAAAAGAAGGCACTTGAAGGGaagttttatttataaaaaattttttaaacatttttaaaaaaccacTCCTGAAGATTTTTTCTTTCCTATGTATTCTTGAATACATCcttggaaaataaatgtttttcatgtaaCTTTATGACATGTCGACATTATTGCTTACTCTTAGTGTCACATGCACATTACTGTGTATGATGTGGTCATATCAGCATGGACTTATAGGAAGGGCTGACGGAGGCATATCTCCAAAACAAGTAAAATCTGATGACGCTTGTGAAGATTCCAGGAAGGTTAGGGAgctaaaatgcacacacacaaaaaagaaattggaATAATACACTCCAGTGGTACCTCAATTAACAATCATTAACTCATTTTCTTGCCTTGATGCGAACGATGACAAGTTACGAGTGAGCTTCAGGCTCTCGAGAGCggcaatgaattaaaaaaaacaaaaaaaaaaacagaacgaTAAAGTGGAACCTCTTTGTGGAACCATGGGTTACTAACACATCGGTTTACAAACTTATTTTtagctttacacgatcaggatttttggggccgatcagcgagttaaaaaaaaataaaaacgatagccgatccgatcacaagatggaggaatgtgtctatttaaatgacctgttcatttactgtatatacttgtgtacttaattgctccaaaaattatatttacggATGGAACGGATTAAGCATTacgcatttccattcatttcaatgagaaaatGAGGTTGATTTGAGAGACGAGTAATTTGCGTTTCAAGCATGGtcaaggaatgaattaaactaaaCTTAAAACTTATTCTAAACTTAAGTCGTGGcaccactgtaataataatagataGAGGtaaataattgtgtgtgtggcatGGTGCAAGTGTGTCATACCATGATATAATTATCGTTCAACTGGAAGCCGTAGAAGAACCAGGAAGTGGAGGTGAAGAACGTGGCCACTGTCAAAGGGAAGGACAAGCGCGCCACGTTACCACTACGCACTATGGCCACCTAAATGAGAGGACCACATAAGATATAATCACCAACACTTCTTGCAATAGAAGGAGTAACCTTAACAAAGACTTCGAAGAAGAAGATAAACAAGTTAAACAATTAAACAAGTGACATAAAGCAAGCAGAATCAAAGCAGTAAGATATGAATAACCAGATGTTTCTTGAGAGAAACGTAATCTTTAAAGTAGTGCTGCGtaattttggttttggtttgacATGCTTAAATGAGCCTTATAGTCtgcgattttttttccccacctaaAATGCGgccactgctgcatatgaaaagtgcttcaatttgcagcagtgcccacaACCTAGTTAGCCAGCCGCCAGGGGGCGAATTCATAGTTAAGATTTCATTAAGCTcagccaacttcaaaatgaaaGCCTCAGATACAATTGCATtcatgtccaatgtagtaatatatgaagcttttattttgaagttgggcctctcagcacgttggcgAAAAGGTGGcatgtcacggtaagacacttTTAACGATCGTTGGAgcagctgccttgacttcaacttttcagcTGGCCTGACCAACCACAATGAAAAATCGCTGTGAGAATCACAACTTCTGacttctttgcagtttgtgaccgtgcgaCTGACCagtggtcaagcagaacaaagGAGATTTACCATCCTTGACAAGTCACTATATTGACgatggggattttcaaatgaaaagccaGTGCTTCCAGCCCAAAGCTATTGCCTTCTAtgtattaactgtatttgctccattaagttgcaattcgtgattgcactttgtaaaagCACATTTTCTAGCTAGCCCTTGCTAAAGTAGAATTTTTGGGGGTAGATTGTTTCAATTATCTTTCAAATAGTCctttttaaagattcattttgaactgaaaatggttacatattgtttgtgaaAAATTCGTgccataaaaaataaagaaagagaaaaagtcTTAATATGACAGCATTTAACATGAAACAAATCTGCTAAGAATCTTTggtcattttatgttttaacattAACCATGGTTAAgttattttcacacttgtaCTGAATGAAAGTTGAAGatgctaaaatgttacttcTGCCACTGTCTGCACCATTAATAAGgcttttaaatttcatttaattttttttccaatgggaaaaatattcaactcagcaataaacacaaaatttctatattccatccatccattttctgagccgcttctcctcactagggtcgcgggcgtgctggagcctatcccagctatcttcgggcaggaggcggggtacaccctgaactggttgccagccaatcgcagggcacgtacaaacaaacaaccattcgcacctacgggcaatttagagtctccaattcatgcatgtttttgggatgtgggaggaaaccggagtgcccggagaaaacgcacgcaggcacggggagaacatgcaaactccacacaggcagggacggggattgaaccccggtcctcagaactgtgaggctgacgctctaaccagtcgtccaccgtgtcgcccaaaatttcaatatttgtttattattttaaaataatctaaatTTGACTTTGACTGAAATTAGACTTTCTGCGTGTTAAGGATTAATTGTGGCAGTTTATGATGCTGAGTATTTCTTTCTACTACCTCAAGTAATAAGAAGCACCAAAAGAATCCTTACTTGTATTTTAGCCACTCAAATAAGGAAAGGATTCCTCGCTAATCAAGGGGTGCTAAGTGGCAACACATCACAGGGCCGACTTTAACAAGTCAACCTGCCGTCTCTGAGCGGATAGGGGCCCAATGGTGAGTGAATAACAGGAAGATGCAGATGAGGAGAAGAATGGCAGGAAAGTGACCGGCTCGTTTctgaatgtgaggcagatggagGGAAGGAGACAAACAGGATCAGAGACAAACACAACAGGAAAGAAGACATCTGATGGGCCCCATGACACCTGACTCTTCTCtgctaaataaatacaaacactcCGTGAGCTCCTACTCAACAATATCTTAATACTAGGGTGGTGGAAAACTACACTGCAAACTACAGCCACAATAAAGTtcagaaatgctttttttttttttttttaaacggtctTTCTATATCACATCATAtcggattttcacctattggaGGTGGATTTGGAATGCACCCCCGCATAGACTGGGGTTCACTATACTGTATTTGCGCCACAGCATATCACGCGTCTATTTCAACGGTGAATGACGCACGATACGACTAGGTCCATATGTCACTCTTGGACATTCTTTCACTTAAGTATAAGTTTCTTACCAGGTCGGCAAGCGGTGACAGGTACACGCTGACAGTGGCCACGCTACAGACGAGGCCGAGCTGGTTGAGTTGCACGTCGCCCGGAGGGAGAAACAACGTGAAGTACAACCCAGCGCTGGTCGCCACCACTCCGACTGCAACTATTCGTAACAGTACCTTTCTCTGACAAAACAAACCACAGCTGTAAGGCACACATagagacacacaaacatgaTGACAGCTACCATGCTgaccttttgttttgtgtacttCAAGTATACGATGATGTAGAGGGCCTGCAGTAAAGCGCCAATGAGATTGACCACAATAAGTGTACGGTCTCTCTTCAGCATCCCATAGCATAACCATCCGAGGTTACTGtgagaaacaaaaattattaaGAGGGAAGGTACACTTGTCATGTAAGCCCTGTCATGTCTGTGTTACAACAAACAGTTTAGactttgttgccttttttgtgATGTAATTGTTGTTAGGctaatagcatagttgcctAAGTCTTATTTGAAAGTTTTGAGAAAACgagaaaaactatttttagtACTTTGGTATTTTTTACTGATTTGGAAAGAGTAACTTTCAAATGACTTAAGCAATTACtgtatgctattaggctaacattTTTTTACTGCCACCTCAACTGCAATGATCGTTTTGACATtttcaggcaaaaaaaatcatgctttGGGGTCATTATGCCATCATATGAGGACAGACTGACAAAATAATAACAGATCTGGAAATATGACTCGATGCGGTTTGCTgcgtattgatttaaaaaaaaataaaaaataaataaaattttaaagaaaacttaTTTGGGCCATGAGGACATATTGACAAAATCAATCCAAGTCTGGAAAGCACAGATAAAGCCATTTAATATATGATGCTGGTATagtgtatagttttttttttttgcacatgccTTTTTCACTCTGTCAATGGGtgcatttgaattgttttttaataatagcAATGTTTTGATCACTGTGTCATCATATATGGACAGATTAAACATGATTATGATGTAGAATGTGCTGTGAGGGACTTTCAtgtgatgttttatttatcaatgATAAGTGACCTTGTTACTAGTGAACTAATGAGGTCTCCAGAACATGAACATAAAAGCACACAACATAATGGATCATGTCCACAAAATTAACATAATTTTTGATACTGCGCAGGGAACTCATTTACAACATTACACAcactagccccccccccccccccccccccccccccccatttttaatgcactacatacattgatttttttcaggTGCTAGGGGTGAGGGCTCCTCTCTCGGGCCCCGTGGCTGACCATCTGGGTGCCCCCTTATCGTCCTCCTGTTGGGCCCCAATCCACCCTCTAGCTGGACAGTAGCGGACTACAGTGGAGGGCCCCGCGGGTTTGGGGGGCCCCTGCGCTTTTGCACGCTTCTGTGGCGCCACCGGGTGGACCGCCATGGGTCCCTTGGTATGGGTGATGTCTTGTCCGCTGGTCCGTTCTCAGGTGGGCCCCTGGgaccaaccccccaccccctcggcggggtggggtggggcCCTCACTCCCCGCTGTGCTGGCACAACAATTCCAGGTCACTTCTGACGTTTATCGTGCATGCGAGATGGTGTCAATTCAATTGCATGTGTCCGAAGACACACACCCCTGTGACTCAGTTGCTTGGTGTGGGACTACTTTCTAATTGCTATAAATAACTCTGATGACCATGCAAACGTCTTGGAAGgtcccctcacttgcactcaGCTGATATTGAAGTTTAGAATGTACATAGCCACTCTCACCACCTTCCAGTTGTACAGCCAAGTCCATTACCCTTGTTTTGTTCACTTCCCTCCTGTCCTATATAACCTGGTTCTTCCTtaacagggtgtagcactactgccccgtACAATACTCGAACCCAATACGACATTGTATTTTGCCTATAAGGATTTAttttgggtggcacggtgggtgactggttaaagcgtcagccttgcagttctgaggatccgggttcaatccccggccccacctgtgtggagtttgcatgttctccccgtgcctgcgtgggttttcttcgggtactccggtttcctcccacatcccaaaaacatgcattaattggagactctaaattgcccgtaggcgtgactgtgagtgcgaatggttgtttgtttgtatgtgccctgcgattggctggcaaccagttcagggtgtaccccgcctcctgcccgatgatagctgggataggctccagcatgcccgcgaccctagtgaggagaagcggttcagaaaatggatggatggatggatttattttgcTTATCGTGTTTCCTAgtgtcttttgttgttgttttttctcctgtcatctccttttctttctgtcacttTGCTTTAAAACCTCATTCTGAAGTTTTTGTTAAACATCCATcataatacaaaagaaaaaaaaacagtggcagtataaaaaaaaactccactgttGCACAGTAAAACTGATCCGGCATAAAAGAGATACAGAATcgccattctgcttgacctaacagccaaatagGACAAGTCaagacatttaaataaataaataaataagcagcaAGACTCCATACTTTAATCCATCATCAAGACTCTTTACATGTATCGGTAGGGGCTCTTGTTTTGATTAGAAAATTGCTCAAATGCTACATACTTGACACATGTGGTGAGGAAAGGCAGAAATTGGATGTTGTCTGTGCTCTTGGATGTTTGCATCTTGTTTAGGTCGACTctgcacacaagcacac of Phycodurus eques isolate BA_2022a chromosome 4, UOR_Pequ_1.1, whole genome shotgun sequence contains these proteins:
- the slc50a1 gene encoding sugar transporter SWEET1 isoform X2, with protein sequence MDLLQLLSWACIVFTLGMFSTGLVDLNKMQTSKSTDNIQFLPFLTTCVNNLGWLCYGMLKRDRTLIVVNLIGALLQALYIIVYLKYTKQKRKVLLRIVAVGVVATSAGLYFTLFLPPGDVQLNQLGLVCSVATVSVYLSPLADLVAIVRSGNVARLSFPLTVATFFTSTSWFFYGFQLNDNYIMLPNLPGIFTSVIRFYLFWRYASVSPSYKSMLI
- the slc50a1 gene encoding sugar transporter SWEET1 isoform X1; translation: MDLLQLLSWACIVFTLGMFSTGFNLGWLCYGMLKRDRTLIVVNLIGALLQALYIIVYLKYTKQKRKVLLRIVAVGVVATSAGLYFTLFLPPGDVQLNQLGLVCSVATVSVYLSPLADLVAIVRSGNVARLSFPLTVATFFTSTSWFFYGFQLNDNYIMLPNLPGIFTSVIRFYLFWRYASVSPSYKSMLI